Proteins co-encoded in one Aspergillus flavus chromosome 2, complete sequence genomic window:
- a CDS encoding putative pre-rRNA processing protein Mrd1, with product MESTRVFVSGLPPTFSNDQLRKHFASRFQVTDAHVLPKRRIGFVGLKTPEAAKEAAKYFNKTYVKMSKISVDIAKPIDSEPISAAHKFKKGDKPDSTAENTLKRKRDGEPTQQDPKLQEYLSLMQHSSHTKTWANDDAVINSVANDSPAKDPQPVEADEVPQELTYAQRKKAKLGDTSGEDTHVSQHDESEPMVVDATVEGDTTEQAMDQEHPAVHEEEQQPVSDTDWLRSKTSRLLGLLDEEEQAEFDSAAQRPTDSAEPAADAEVDTKNAEADPSPAAADAAEPTRAPEVDTNIENIRISARLFVRNLSYDTKESDLEPVFAPFGRIEEIHVAFDTRFSSSKGFAYVQYVESDAAVEAYKALDGKHFQGRLLHILPAAAKKTYKIDDYELSKLPLKKQKQIKRKLESTSSTFSWNSLYMNADAVMSSMAERLGISKADLLDPTSSDAAVKQAHAETHVIQETKAYFTANGVNIDAFKERERGNTAILVKNFSYGVKTDDLRKLFEPFGQLTRLLMPPSGTIAIVEFARPDEAQKAFKGLAYRKLGDSILFLEKAPKNLFDASVAPQKPIVETKAISQGFSTADTFAAEEPEEAIATATLFVKNLNFDTTNARFVEVFQPLDGFVSARIKTKPDPKRPGQTLSMGFGFVDFRTKDQAQAALAAMNGYKLDQHALVVRSSHKGMDAAEERRREDTAKKIAARRTKIIIKNLPFQATKKDVRSLFGAYGQLRSVRVPKKFDRSARGFGFADFVSAREAENAMDALKNTHLLGRKLVLEFANEEAIDAEQEIQQIEKKVGEQMDRMKLQKLTGAGRKKFTVGAQDEED from the exons ATGGAAAGCACAAGAGTATTTGTCTCTGGCCTTCCGCCAACATTCTCCAATGATCAACTTAGGAAGCACTTTGCTAGTCGCTTCCAAGTTACCGATGCTCATGTATTACCCAAACGCAGGATTGGCTTTGTGGGCTTGAAGACCCCCGAAGCAGCCAAGGAAGCTGCTAAATACTTCAACAAGACATATGTCAAGATGTCAAAGATCTCTGTAGATATTGCTAAACCG ATCGACTCCGAACCTATCAGTGCTGCTCACAAGTTTAAAAAGGGTGATAAGCCTGACTCCACTGCAGAAAATACACTCAAACGTAAACGCGATGGGGAGCCCACCCAGCAGGACCCTAAACTGCAAGAGTATCTTTCCCTCATGCAGCACTCATCACATACAAAGACATGGGCCAATGATGATGCCGTGATCAACTCTGTTGCAAATGATTCACCTGCCAAGGATCCCCAGCCCGTTGAAGCAGATGAGGTCCCTCAGGAACTTACCTATGCTcaaaggaaaaaggcaaaGCTCGGGGACACATCTGGAGAAGATACCCATGTGTCACAGCACGATGAGTCTGAGCCTATGGTTGTTGATGCAACTGTGGAAGGTGATACTACTGAGCAAGCAATGGACCAGGAACATCCCGCTGTTCAtgaggaagaacaacaaccaGTATCTGACACTGACTGGCTTCGGTCGAAGACAAGCCGTCTTCTCGGTCTCCTAGACGAAGAGGAGCAGGCAGAGTTTGACTCTGCAGCGCAAAGACCTACTGATTCAGCGGAGCCAGCAGCTGATGCTGAAGTCGACACCAAAAATGCAGAGGCTGATCCTTCCCCAGCTGCGGCTGATGCTGCAGAGCCGACAAGGGCCCCGGAGGTTGACACCAACATTGAGAACATTCGCATTTCTGCGCGTTTATTTGTAAGAAACTTATCTTACGATACAAAGGAGTCCGATCTCGAACCAGTATTCGCTCCCTTTGGCAGGATTGAAGAG ATTCATGTTGCCTTTGATACTCGGTTCAGCTCCAGCAAAGGATTTGCTTACGTTCAGTATGTTGAATCCGACGCTGCCGTAGAGGCCTACAAGGCCCTTGACGGAAAACACTTCCAGGGTCGTTTATTGCACATCCTGCCAGCTGCTGCAAAGAAGACGTATAAGATCGACGATTATGAGTTGTCTAAGTTACCtttgaagaagcaaaaacAGATTAAGCGAAAACTTGAGTCTACTTCTTCAACTTTCAGTTGGAACTCACTTTACATGAAC GCCGATGCAGTTATGTCGTCAATGGCTGAGAGACTCGGCATATCAAAAGCAGATCTCTTGGACCCTACTTCGTCGGATGCCGCAGTAAAACAAGCGCATGCTGAAACGCACGTTATTCAAGAAACGAAAGCTTACTTTACTGCAAATGGTGTCAATATCGATGCCTTTAAAGAACGAGAGCGTGGAAACACTGCTATCTTAGTAAAGAACTTCTCTTATGGCGTCAAGACTGACGATCTTAGGAAGTTGTTCGAGCCGTTTGGCCAACTCACAAGACTACTGATGCCTCCTAGTGGTACAATAGCTATTGTTGAGTTTGCAAGACCAGATGAGGCTCAAAAGGCATTCAAAGGTTTGGCATATCGGAAACTCGGAGATTCCATCCTATTCCTAGAAAAAGCCCCCAAGAACCTCTTCGATGCATCTGTTGCCCCGCAGAAACCAATTGTGGAGACTAAAGCCATCTCTCAAGGATTCTCAACTGCTGACACGTTCGCGGCCGAAGAGCCTGAGGAGGCTATTGCTACCGCAACTCTTTTCGTAAAAAATCTCAACTTTGACACGACGAATGCACGTTTCGTTGAAGTCTTCCAGCCGTTGGATGGGTTCGTTTCGGCGAGGATCAAGACCAAGCCCGATCCCAAACGGCCTGGCCAGACCCTCAGCATGGGCTTTGGCTTTGTTGACTTTAGGACCAAGGATCAAGCTCAGGCCGCTCTTGCTGCAATGAATGGATACAAGCTCGATCAGCATGCACTGGTAGTTAGGTCATCGCATAAAGGTATGGACGCTGCTGAGGAAAGACGACGTGAAGATACTGCGAAGAAAATCGCAGCCAGGAGGACGAAGATTATCATTAAGAACTTGCCGTTCCAAGCGACCAAGAAGGATGTCAGATCGCTCTTTGGAGCCTACGGCCAGCTTCGCTCTGTGCGTGTTCCTAAGAAATTTGACCGGTCGGCTCGTGGTTTCGGTTTTGCAGACTTCGTAAGCGCTCGCGAAGCGGAAAATGCCATGGACGCGCTGAAGAACACCCATTTGTTGGGCAGGAAACTGGTATTGGAATTCGCGAACGAGGAGGCTATCGATGCGGAGCAAGAAATCCAGCAgatcgaaaagaaagtaGGGGAGCAGATGGACCGGATGAAACTACAGAAGCTCACGGGTGCCGGACGGAAAAAATTTACTGTAGGGGCCCAGGACGAGGAAGACTAA
- the abaA gene encoding ATTS/TEA transcription factor (regulatory protein abaA): MAEWQTECMLPPTQPGFEGVGPHPGRVLQNTSGNIQSYSDTLAHTDPTGRDDHFSHYGFKYPHQPPVPTHPMPTTTGLHPQQVINNRFHTKKLRRLQSLGPNLIGPRRTRSYLKSQKYIEYRARPRRDTGKDGEPVWSDELEDAFQQALEANPPMGRRKWSERGKSYGRNELIAEYIYKTTGKRRSRKQVSSHLQVLDSFLKGDPDWERLVREQPADRSNGQPPSAGPRWRNSLELPFSSHYNSHNYPSYHDSLRPVQSYSGELPPPHVVFHPNLHAEATNINKIYGLSFDMWVSAPNQPGGIESAFHLYTRLQGDQRHPAPPKRLENIPNWRTSFPHLNSVMADVNNPLNCDIILLEANLRLMDDFPPSGSKLGIQLELDFTQPPNGDALTNQMENWSCSTYIYEEGQNIYRARQDLPKQQSNKVKPPFESTWWAKRFTELTEIAKDRQLNELADRQTRDYFRTLTAVQEIRATPSSRRVSNQYPDNSQDDSKRMAILLWQFRQTRSNEVGTTTWRRVTSPSSDRNTIPSPKPVTGIDLPPLSFDANSLARPAPSIYQAPQSHDLVHHNGTSQPQWSMYQPPQDSIFNANGGFDLLNSITKPEGGLHDKTAVTSVLDTYPNLQPEVSQPTSLNGSNGGPGMLSIPDMSLSHTNLNAYNLSGHDNHYGTPQHPGVSVPDNSHVLNNGIFGSSTQSIDDMSQTHAPWPTPTSSITDVGSSNYSHLQFSDHHVPSVSRESHQPNHFEVLLGPDDLIVGSMPGDPGINGAAHGHMNHTYTENNAVEAA; the protein is encoded by the exons ATGGCTGAGTGGCAGACCGAATGTATGTTGCCTCCAACCCAACCTGGTTTTGAAGGTGTAGGACCCCATCCAGGTCGAGTGCTTCAGAACACCTCAGGGAACATACAGTCCTACTCGGACACCCTGGCGCACACTGATCCCACCGGGCGTGACGACCATTTTTCACATTATGGTTTCAAGTATCCTCACCAACCCCCGGTCCCAACTCACCCAATGCCTACCACTACTGGCCTTCATCCCCAACAAGTGATAAACAACCGGTTCCATACAAAGAAACTGCGGCGTCTCCAATCACTTGGTCCTAACCTGATTGGACCCCGCAGGACAAGAAGTTATCTCAAGTCCCAAAAGTACATAGAGTACAGGGCACGGCCTCGCCGAGATACTGGAAAGGATGGGGAACCTGTTTGGTCAGATGAGCTTGAGGATGCTTTCCAGCAAG CCCTTGAGGCGAATCCCCCAATGGGGAGAAGGAAGTGGTCCGAACGCGGGAAATCCTACGGTCGAAATGAACTCATAGCCGAGTATATCTACAAAACTACTGGCAAAAGGAGGTCGAGAAAGCAGGTGTCTAGCCACCTGCAAGTCCttgattcttttctcaagGGGGATCCCGATT GGGAGAGGCTTGTACGGGAGCAACCAGCAGACCGTTCGAATGGCCAGCCGCCATCAGCCGGTCCTCGCTGGAGAAATTCACTAGAACTTCCATTCTCCAGCCATTACAATAGTCACAATTATCCCTCCTATCATGATTCGTTGAGGCCGGTGCAATCTTACTCCGGGGAGTTGCCCCCTCCACACGTTGTTTTCCATCCAAATTTGCACGCCGAGGCAACGAACATTAATAAGATCTATGGCCTCAGCTTTGACATGTGGGTGAGCGCACCGAATCAGCCAGGCGGGATCGAGAGTGCATTCCATCTCTACACCCGCCTCCAAGGGGACCAACGTCATCCTGCACCCCCAAAACGCTTGGAAAATATTCCCAATTGGCGGACATCGTTTCCCCATCTCAACTCAGTCATGGCAGATGTTAACAACCCACTGAACTGTGATATCATCCTACTGGAGGCCAATCTTCGGTTGATGGATGATTTCCCTCCGTCCGGCTCGAAACTTGGGATCCAGCTAGAGTTAGACTTCACCCAGCCTCCCAACGGCGATGCACTGACGAACCAAATGGAGAACTGGTCGTGCAGCACGTATATCTATGAGGAAGGTCAAAACATATATAGGGCACGCCAAGACCTCCCTAAACAGCAATCGAACAAAGTGAAACCTCCATTTGAATCTACGTGGTGGGCAAAACGTTTCACGGAACTCACGGAAATCGCCAAAGACAGACAATTAAACGAGCTTGCCGATAGGCAAACGAGAGACTACTTCCGCACCTTAACAGCAGTCCAAGAAATACGGGCTACTCCTAGTTCTCGTCGCGTATCGAACCAGTACCCTGATAACTCCCAGGATGACAGCAAAAGAATGGCCATCCTACTTTGGCAATTCCGGCAAACGCGATCGAACGAAGTTGGCACTACCACATGGCGCCGGGTGACCTCGCCATCCTCCGACCGTAATACAATCCCTAGCCCGAAGCCCGTAACGGGGATCGACCTCCCTCCCCTGTCCTTTGATGCAAACTCTCTAGCTAGGCCTGCCCCAAGCATTTACCAAGCCCCTCAGTCACACGACTTGGTGCATCATAATGGTACTTCGCAACCCCAATGGTCGATGTACCAACCACCACAGGACAGTATATTCAATGCAAACGGAGGCTTTGACCTTCTCAATTCTATCACCAAGCCAGAAGGTGGCCTTCATGACAAGACTGCCGTCACCTCAGTGCTAGACACCTACCCCAATCTCCAACCTGAAGTCAGCCAGCCCACGAGCCTCAATGGTTCTAATGGAGGACCAGGGATGCTTAGCATACCCGATATGTCCCTTTCACACACTAATCTCAATGCGTACAACCTTAGTGGGCATGATAACCACTACGGCACGCCCCAGCATCCTGGGGTGAGCGTGCCTGATAACAGCCATGTCTTAAACAATGGCATATTTGGATCCAGCACCCAATCGATCGATGACATGAGTCAGACCCATGCACCTTGGCCGACTCCTACTTCGAGTATCACTGATGTTGGCTCGAGCAACTATAGCCACCTGCAGTTTTCTGATCACCATGTGCCGTCGGTCTCACGAGAGTCCCATCAGCCCAACCACTTTGAGGTGTTACTGGGCCCAGACGATCTCATTGTGGGGAGTATGCCTGGTGATCCTGGCATCAATGGGGCGGCTCATGGTCACATGAATCACACCTATACTGAGAACAATGCGGTTGAGGCTGCGTAA
- a CDS encoding aldo/keto reductase family protein (D-xylose reductase, putative): MASPTVKLNSGHDMPLVGFGLWKVNNETCADQVYEAIKAGYRLFDGACDYGNEVECGQGVARAIKEGIVKREELFIVSKLWNSFHEGDRVEPICRKQLADWGVDYFDLYIVHFPVALKYVDPAVRYPPGWNSESGKIEFSNATIQETWTAMESLVDKKLARSIGVSNFSAQLLMDLLRYARVRPATLQIEHHPYLTQPRLVEYAQKEGIAVTAYSSFGPLSFLELEVKNAVDTPPLFEHNTIKSLAEKYGKTPAQVLLRWATQRGIAVIPKSNNPTRLSQNLEVTGWDLEKSELEAISSLDKGLRFNDPIGYGMYVPIF; encoded by the exons ATGGCTTCTCCCACCGTCAAGCTGAACAGCGGACATGACATGCCCCTCGTGGGTTTTGGCCTCTGGAAGGTAAACAACGAGACATGCGCGGACCAGGTTTACGAGGCCATCAAGGCAGGATATCGTCTCTTTGACGGCGCATGCG ACTACGGCAACGAAGTCGAATGCGGCCAGGGTGTCGCCCGCGCCATCAAGGAGGGCATCGTCAAGCGCGAGGAACTCTTCATTGTTTCCAAGCTGTGGAATAGTTTCCACGAGGGCGACCGCGTCGAGCCCATCTGCCGCAAGCAGCTGGCTGACTGGGGCGTCGATTACTTCGACCTGTACATCGTGCACTTCCCCGTTGCGCTGAAGTACGTCGACCCGGCTGTCCGCTACCCCCCGGGATGGAACTCGGAGAGCGGCAAGATCGAATTCAGCAACGCCACCATCCAGGAGACCTGGACGGCGATGGAGTCGCTGGTGGACAAGAAGCTCGCTCGCAGCATCGGTGTTAGCAACTTCAGCGCCCAGCTGCTCATGGACCTCCTCCGGTATGCGCGTGTCCGTCCCGCTACCCTCCAGATTGAGCACCACCCCTACCTTACCCAGCCTCGTCTGGTCGAGTATGCCCAGAAGGAGGGCATCGCTGTCACCGCGTACTCGTCTTTCGGACCTCTGAGCTTCCTCGAGTTGGAGGTGAAGAACGCCGTCGATACCCCTCCTTTGTTCGAGCACAACACCATTAAGAGCCTCGCCGAGAAGTATGGCAAGACCCCGGCTCAGGTGCTGCTGCGCTGGGCCACCCAGCGCGGCATTGCTGTCATCCCGAAGAGCAACAACCCCACCCGTCTGTCGCAGAACCTGGAGGTCACTGGATGGGATCTGGAGAAGAGTGAGTTGGAGGCCATCAGCTCGTTGGACAAGGGCTTGCGATTCAACGACCCTATTGGATACGGTATGTACGTTCCTATCTTCTAA
- a CDS encoding putative general stress response phospho protein phosphatase Psr1/2 (TFIIF-interacting CTD phosphatase) gives MLGGSSERDSLPSNSDTRTGEASMPVATSQPGSIPESSPQVHVTGTDASPTSNSFESSGTAPAPVESTPIPEGASAASSADVSKKQHLLPVPSRTSLKAERQSTLDNSQDTANDDSENTLRGSRRSILKGRRDRSKGSSMRSRRRNEESTVMEENKTDPDLREPAKVEKKSRVSSRLFAFLSCCSSSNVDPEDTAIPAKRTTRRPSVPSTQPTPEKAETHQGDSSTAESKEPSYYRDEKANTTVTSDQPPSQVDEEQTVSGPDQGSQLDGTASSPAQHESGHEVSQKEKSEARDMVTAQHESSAVPPPTVTEKVEEPSQKPEEHVTFSVPPQRVDDSPAQTDESTAKPAVPDSVGPKDEKYSTHEEEAVDLPAELPPPPPPLVPSGQQPENESHDRGQQWLLPPPQPHLRDRKCLVLDLDETLVHSSFKVLERADFTIPVEIEGQYHNIYVIKRPGVDQFMKRVGELYEVVVFTASVSKYGDPLLDQLDIHNVVHHRLFRDSCYNHQGNYVKDLSQVGRDLRDTIIIDNSPTSYIFHPQHAIPISSWFSDAHDNELLDLIPVLEDLAGTQVQDVSLVLDIAL, from the exons ATGCTCGGAGGGAGCTCGGAGCGGGATTCTCTGCCATCGAATTCTGACACCCGCACGGGAGAAGCGTCCATGCCTGTCGCAACGAGTCAACCCGGCTCTA TTCCTGAATCGTCGCCTCAGGTTCATGTCACCGGTACCGATGCGTCGCCTACGTCCAACTCGTTCGAGTCCTCCGGGACGGCTCCAGCGCCCGTAGAATCGACTCCGATTCCCGAAGGTGCCTCTGCCGCCAGTTCTGCCGACGTATCCAAGAAACAGCACCTGCTTCCCGTGCCATCACGGACGTCCTTGAAAGCCGAAAGACAATCCACATTAGACAATTCCCAGGATACTGCCAATGACGACTCCGAAAACACGCTTCGAGGCTCGAGGAGAAGTATTCTAAAGGGACGAAGGGATAGGAGCAAAGGGAGCAGCATGAGATCACGGCGGAGGAATGAGGAGAGCACGGTCATGGAAGAGAATAAGACGGATCCTGACTTGCGAGAGCCTGCcaaggtggagaagaagagtagGGTTTCATCCCGGCTGTTCGCATTCTTGAGCTGTTGCTCATCTTCCAATGTCGACCCCGAGGATACGGCTATCCCCGCAAAGCGGACGACTCGCCGACCATCAGTCCCAAGTACTCAGCCTACCCCGGAAAAGGCTGAAACTCACCAGGGTGATTCGAGCACTGCGGAGTCCAAGGAGCCGAGCTACTATCGGGATGAGAAGGCAAATACGACTGTGACGTCCGACCAGCCGCCGTCGCAGGTGGACGAAGAGCAGACCGTCAGTGGCCCGGATCAAGGCTCGCAGCTCGATGGCACGGCGTCGTCTCCGGCCCAGCACGAATCGGGTCACGAGGTTTCgcagaaggagaagtctGAAGCACGGGATATGGTGACAGCACAGCATGAATCCAGTGCAGTTCCGCCGCCTACTGTAACAGAGAAAGTCGAGGAGCCCTCTCAGAAACCTGAGGAACATGTAACATTCTCAGTGCCACCACAGAGAGTCGATGATTCTCCTGCCCAAACGGACGAGTCCACCGCAAAGCCAGCTGTACCCGATAGCGTTGGCCCAAAGGACGAGAAGTACTCTACGCACGAAGAAGAGGCAGTTGATCTACCAGCCGAGctaccgccgccgccgccgccactCGTTCCTTCAGGGCAACAGCCAGAAAATGAGAGTCACGACAGGGGGCAACAATGGCTGCTCCCCCCACCTCAGCCTCACCTACGCGACCGGAAATGCCTGGTCCTCGACCTGGATGAAACCTTGGTCCATAGTAGTTTTAAGGTTCTCGAGCGCGCCGATTTCACTATCCCCGTCGAGATCGAGGGTCAATACCATAATATTTATGTGATCAAGCGGCCCGGGGTCGATCAGTTCATGAAACGGGTCGGGGAGCTGTACGAAGTTGTTGTGTTTACGGCATCTGTCTCGAAG TACGGTGATCCACTGTTGGATCAACTGGACATCCATAATGTTGTCCACCACCGACTTTTCAGGGACAGTTGCTACAACCATCAAGGCAACTATGTGAAG GATCTTTCTCAAGTCGGTCGCGACCTTCGAGACACGATAATTATCGATAATTCTCCCACGTCATATATATTCCACCCTCAACACGCGATACCCATCAGCAGCTGGTTCTCTGACGCCCATGATaatgagcttcttgatctgaTTCCCGTTCTGGAAGATCTCGCTGGTACACAAGTGCAAGACGTTAGTCTGGTTCTTGACATTGCATTGTAA